The following nucleotide sequence is from Zea mays cultivar B73 chromosome 1, Zm-B73-REFERENCE-NAM-5.0, whole genome shotgun sequence.
CATTGGTGTACGCACATCATTACTGTACGAGTATACATGTCCAAATGGGCAGGGCTTGCTTGGTGTGGATCGACACAGTTTAGGTGCAGTATGGCAGGCTAGGCCCGATACGACCTGGTTATGTTATTCCCTATTTTTCATAAAATTTTTATATTATGCTGGAGTATAGTGTAAAACATAAAACATGTGTTCTTTTAGCTAAATAAGTGTTAATATGTGTTTGGAACCAACAAATATGGTTCAAAGCCCTGTTTATACCCAACTAGTACAATGCCCGTGTATTGCGATGACATATTAATTATTTCATAAAATAttatatcaaaatgattacacaaaATGAACAACACTTATTATAATCGACTACAATATCTCAAGTTCTTtataaacaattaataaaaaattGATACAAATCAAATTATAAATGTAGTTTGCTGAGTTTCATGCAAGATGACGGTGGAAAGTGGCCTTGCATTACGACTCCAAGCAAGCTCACATTTCTACACATTAAAGAAAAAGAAATCAAACTACTCATTTTATGTTTCCCTAGATGACCATTGTTAAGCTAGCTAGATGGGCTATTTTGGTTCCCTAGCCCAAATATGACCCAAAATACGAGTCATATCGTTGTAGACATACAAGAAAGATCATCAAACAACATCCGACAAAACCTCCCGAGTTACCGGGCCCACATGTATCTATCCTCGTCTCAAAGACCTCAAATGTCTATGCATGTACACCAGGTAACTTaaaaggatctgtccgagtgtcaaGAGGACCCGGATAAATCACTTACAGCCAagatcgcaggattaagtaaacacaaatcacacacaaaaGTTTTGCAGTGGAATTCATTTTATAAAGAGTTTACAAGTTACAATATCGGAGTAAGTACAAATTTGATTTCAAAGTATTACATTTTGAATGTATAAACATTTTTAAGTTTTAAATATATGttagcttaagtgacaatcccCAAGAAATATAGAAGAACTACTTATATGTATAAGAAGGTTGAGCCCACTTACACTTAGAACCATCCACAACAACACAAGCCTAGTACATGCAACAACAAGGGTTCAAAGAACCCTGAGTATGAAGGTACTTTCAGAAGTCTTACCCGCCTAAAGAAAAACTAGCAAGGATAcgctggcctttgggaatcaaggtaaggtaTAGCAAGAATCAAGGACTCTTTTGCATAAAAGCTTACTAACATTGGTCCTTAACCCTTCTTTTTACTTGCCAAGTTAAGTagtttcctgaatctagattatCATGATCTAGATCAATCACTTAACTTATTCCAGCTTTCTTTACCACATCTTGGTTTTACTTGTTAACTACGATGTAGGTCAGTGAccgagtcttcatgtccgagaagtgacgacgatccgaatcgaatacccaactggggatctccaaccgcaTGACATATCtatcacttaacccttgcatatatcAACCCACGCCCGGGTTTCTCAAGATCAGAACGagttcacgtcaaccgagagcacagatactccaccgtccagcctcttgccacggagggtacacactactctcgccatctctccactcctattATGTGGTAgcatttctggtattggtccagccGATGGAAAGCttccccatgacgaggcatgtggctagttaaaaggtcctcaatcatcaagcctacactggctcggtccttaaacgactcagatgaagacactacactgagactccattctcgtgcaagtcaactgcCCGGTCTCATCTTTAAACTTATAACCCCAAAAAATGGTACCTAGCATAGGTACTCTTTTcgaatgttgaacccatcatgtccatgatggcttcaacACCACAAGTTATTTTTTCATAAAAATACCCTTATCTAGAGTGAAACATCTGTTGGGGGTCTCCTCTGCCAAAGGTCCTCATAATGAACGGAGCTGTTTTGATTCATCTTAACATATATGTTGCAGGACCAAATGCCAAAGCTAGAGCAGCAAAGCAAGGAACACAAGGAATACAACACAGCTTCAGCATGAATCAGAGTTTCGGCTTAAGGTGGTCCCGAAGTCACACAAGAAACCAAATCAATAGTGAAAGACTCATTTGACCTTAGTATCTGTATTAGGACAAATATATAGATATTAGGGTCATAATTGTACTTTTGCTTGGGTTGCGTCTCATgccataaatagatgaacagtactctcgtactgttcacacaTTGATTGGAGGTTATTCATGCATTCtctccttcgagcaagccgaaggtatacatGTAATATAATGTCTTATTGGTGTATAATTCGGATCATAACCTTATTTAAACATGTGAATGAAATAAATGAGGATTTAATATTATATTACATTGTAATATTGTCTCTGTATACAATAACCCCCATAAAAGGGTTAATTGTGAAATAATGACCTGTCCTTCACCACCTTCGTCCAAGAACCATTATCTCTAAaaaagataatgctttgaaggacgaatgtccttaatgtttaatatttacgttgccttgtttttgattcacaGTAATTGGAAACAAGTAATCAACAACATCATCTTTTAAAACAAAGACTTTTAatcatctaagcagggctaagcatcacTAAAAACCTTTTTAAAtaaatcaggtaacaaggaatAATTTCCAAtcaatcaaggaaggtaatgcatcaATAGTTTAGTcacgcaactcctatcacctaatgcatcattcacagGTGATAAAATTTGTAAAAATAAGGAAagtggtaaatgcaccggggcttgcctaggATACACTATGTCAGTGTTCTTAGATGATACTCGCTTGTTTCATCTACTTTCATGTTGGTCCACTTGCAGACATTATCTTGTGGAGGAGACCATCCTTTTGCATCACCTTGGAGTCATATCGACTCTTGTCTTTCACATCACGTGATCAACTAGCGTACGTAATGAAATGCATAATGTGCATGAATGAATATAAACAAGAAATGGCCCAAGGTAAAATAAGGTTACATCGAAGTGGATTACACATGTATAGCAAGACATCATAAATTTTCACAAGCACGCACTAGATATCGATATATATTACTAAGTACAATATCCACTCTTCTACAGATTAACTAGAGCTAGCTCAAACATCAAGCAATAAATTTTACACAGGTTCTATACTCTCCTTAGCTCAAGTATACATCGAAAGCCCAATAAACTTAAGCTCCTCATTATTAGACACCTCGAACAAAAATATGGATATAAACAATCTACTACTTTCTAAGCCACACATAGCATACCAACTAAGCAAAACATCACATTCTTCTTAGATTTAGCGGATCAGCATTAGCAACAAGCATAAAGTTTCATCAAACTATATTCTCGACAAACTAGGGACCTAAAGCACGTATATGCACTATTTACCTGCACTTCTCAGTTCTTCACCAAAATAGACCTATCAAGGTTACTCGCTTTTAAATACTCGATGAAACAGGCACCATCCAACCATGCCATTTAATCAGCTATTAAACAAATAATATAACGACTACAAGGGAAGATCATTGACTTAGTCATATAAATTAATCTACCTTTCGCATTACTAACTCAATCATACCTCGCATAGGTTTACCCACATATTCATCTCATAATAAACATCTAAACCTAACCTTCACACGACGACTACTCTACAATCACGATCACAAGCATTTCACAAACATCGAATCActtaggtgttgtttggttcacatatttgtaatgtaATAGGTAATATATAacattaaatcatgtttgtttaaatTCAACCGTAATCCGATAACATACTAAGAATTGATACCGGCATATACAAACTTGTTATTGATGATAATCGAATGCGAACCATTACTGTTACCATTTATGTTACATTTTGCGAGTACGTATCCATCCAGATACTTCTCGACCTAAGCATTAACATACACATAAGCTACGTCTATTTCTCAATCGCGAACACAATCACATCGCCATATGCGAGGAGGCAACTTCACAAACATCTAATACACCTCAACAAGCTAACAAATCGTCCTACCACACTAAACCGAACTTGAATCTCGCAAGAACACCGACCAGCGCCGATCGAAGCTTTCGACTGAACACCTTGCGAGCGATGCGCCGAACTTGCTTCCATCATCCACATTACCACCAGACGGTCTGCGCCAGGTTGCTGTTACCGCGACGAGGACGGATCGAGGCAAACAACGATATGAGAGCTGTTGGAGAGCTCGACCACAGACACTGGGGATTGACGGCGAGACACGTGTAATAGTTTGGGGACGGTGCACGGCGAGTAGGACTGGCATTGAATATGGCGAGGTCCAAGACAAGGTCAGCTCGGAGTCCTCAGCGAGGGAGGCAGCGGCTGTTGTCGAGGGGAGTTCGCCGGGATCCTCGTCCGACCTGGGCGAGCTCGTTGTTGCATAGGGGCGAGTGTCAGGGCGCTGCTACAGATGCCGGAGCTGGAGGGGGCGACAACGCGGGCTCTGGAGGCCAAGCCGCGGCGAGGTCGACTGGCGTGGGGGGAAGCAGGTGCGCCCTGCCATGGGGACGAGCAGCACCACAGCGGGGAAAAGCCTATAGGCGCGGCGGACGTCGCTGCTGGAGACGGTGACGACAATCAGAGTGGGGAGGTCCGTCCCGACGACGCACCAGACGGCCACGAGGGAGGAGCTCGGGGGGACATGGGAGAGAGCTGGAGGAGGCATGCTGATGGAGTCATGGTGACCCGGCCACGGTGAGAGTACAGAGTCCTGCAGAGCCGTTGCCGAGGATGTCTGAAGACGCGACGCAGGGGCTAGCAGCGCTGGGTGCGCGGTGGTGGAGACGAGCTAGGGTGTGTCAGTGTGTGTGCCGATGGTGGAGCAGAGGGCGCTGGGTGTGTCGGTACAGGTGGCGTGCGTCCACGcactgggaagaaggagcgacagATTGGGGATAGGGTCATAGGGATAGGAGGGAGGCGCTAGGGAGCGGGGAGATAAGAATGAGAGagatattttttttctttttcttttttctttttacaCAATAATCCGCATATATCCACGCTCTGAGATTTGGACCTAATATTAGGGTTTAAACGAGATTTAACTTGGTAAAATCAAACGACATTGGCGATGACATTAGAGATTTCTCTTAATATAACTTGGATCCGATAAACTCATCTGCTATCCGAATGCTGAGATCATAGCaagaagcaacataccaaaccacGACATCATCTTCGATGTTTTAGACTTCTTGATTCGATTTGAAACCCAATAATTTTATTTGCGGTCTGAATACCTGATTCCACGACCACAGATAATTTGCTAAAAAAGAAAAACACAATTGTAAACTCTCAAACACAGTTTCTCGGTTAATGTCGAGGTCTCGATTATAAAAGTCAAGTGTTTTCTAATTCACTATCGCTTGACCAAGCGATCGAAACAACATAAGATTTATCGTCGAATTCTAATAAATTTATTTGGAACACAGATCGCAACAGTGGATCGAGCTTCCAAATTCGTATTCATTTAATCGATTGATTTTAAATAGGAGCAAGACTCGATAGCTCACAGAATAAATACGTTCTGAAGCTCGTAAACCatttagattaatccaaatgaacagaGATGAAGACAATATCAAAATCGTGATAGGTGAAGATGATTAGGGCATAGAGACCATTATTCTCACCGACATCCTGCACTTAAGTCCACATTTGTTGATAAACGTATAGTAACACCTAGAATGTTACACGACAGGGAAAAATGACAGTATAACCTTTTAATCGTGTCAGTCTCATATCAAATGGTACTCATTTCGTTTTTTATTTGATGTTTGTTAGTATACATTTTGAACTATCGAGCGTCAAATAAAAAATAAAGATAGTACAAATTAAGATCGAATTTGTTGTCTAATGTAGTACATATTGGCCAAGATAAAGTGAAGCAAATAAAATACAACAAAAAATAACAACAGAATCAATGAAACAGAAGCATCTTAGCATTACCATTGATCATGTCTATGCAGTCAGGATGATCATCATCTGTGTATAATAAGGAAGAACAAATTTAGGGCATATCATCTTTCATGCCATGGGCGAACTCCTCGGTGACGCAGCTGGCAATATCTTGAGACCGTCTAGTGGGAGTTGCACCTTGAGAATGACGACACAGGCGATGAAAGTCATTGATGAACGGGCCAACGAACATGGGTGGGACGAAGCCGTAGTCCACCTCAGAGGTAGGGCGCCAGCGAGGGAGGTTCCACCTAATTCGTTGTGGCCGCTGAGGACAACGTCGCCAACATGTGAGGAGGAGCTGTCAAGAATGGGAAGTTAAGGTTAATATACGACACCAACAACGAGAAGGGGAAGCACTTGTGAGGATTACGTGGTTGGTTACACACGCAAAAGATAATTGGTTGTTAGAAGAAACGTGGGGGAGAAAAATAGATCTACGCACGACGTCTTCTATGATGatgcgatggtgtgaaagaatctGAACAAGTGAGGCGAAGACGAAGAAAGATATAGGAGGATGATGGAGTGCTCATGGTGGTTGTATGGTTAATTGCGCATGCAAAGGAAAAGAATTATCTTATCTAGTTGTTAGACGAGACGTGGGAGGAGAAAAACAGAAGGGTATTTTTGTAAAAATATTGGCGCATGACAACTGTCGAAACTGGTGATTTTTATAAGAGTTGAGATTTTACCATTCAAACATATGTGCTGTGTCGGAGCGTAGGCCAATTTAAGGAGCTGAGAGGTCCATAATAAGAGTGTTTTTTTACAGACGAAAGAGATCATTCCTAAACGTGAGCTAGGGGATTGAGGGATGAATATTCGATATTCCCTCTTTTtaaattaaaatttgttttatCTAATTAATAAATTTATAAAATACTTGATATATGTGTTTTATATCTATACTATATTTAAAGCACCAATTTCAACGGTCGTTCTgcatcatctttttacaaaaaaatcCTTACATTTCTTCTAAATCAACTCAACGTAAAATATTTAAAagcggtgcaggaggtggggtttgaacccacgaTCGTCCCGCGTCATATTTTTATAAAAAATCCTTATATTTCGTCTAAATCAactcaacataaaatattaaaaacggtgtaggaggtggggtttgaacAAACAACATGATGGAACAAGGGTGGGAGAATTTTGGTGAAGCTGTCTAACAAGTAGAACATCATAATCaggtgtttataatattgaatataaattgtgtgtatatatgtatatatgattttttgtaaaataaaaaaaaatcgtGTCGGGTCGAGGctaggcactattaaatgggtcgtgtctCGGGCCAGCTCGCTAGATATGactcatttggccatctatacctccgcacaaTAATGATGGTTctcgcctcagttgccaccacctcgttcgccattctacttcttttctctctcccctcatgtctccacctccgcgccaccccattctcggcaaAGAGCGTAGGAGCATGCGCCTCCTctccgtattcgtccgacaccagccctGACACTGACTCGcgtagtggctattgcacgtccacgaggacgtttcatatcatgcgcgcaccatcgttttcgccgtcgtcagacgtcccgttcgtctttccggccttcgccctgttcttcctccccaacctgctgcccccgcccacggtcgcagccgtgagccgaccgacgctcgtcgacgcgagtacggggcgagtcggtcatgctcctggccttgtccttgcgtgccgtcgaggaggacatggtggtgCATGCCACATTTAGATTATCTTGAcaatgaggagtccaggtctgagatattggacaaccaaggcccgtagTGTGACAGAAGTCGACATATGCtacagagttggtggtggtgttgtgtcgcttcggcgggtccagggctgggaagacactcgcattctctcgcccttctcggattgatgcctggtgcgggtgcctctcagTTTAgagttgcttcggctgagcttctttctctgcttgcgtgctctctccctatatatctagcggtatactacctatgtcgcctccagatgctcaggtcttcgtcgtgtctttctccggcaacgaacatgtctatccgcctcttcccttccgctattgctctacgaaaccttggaagtgggagaGATGAGGGATGGTGAtatctgatttgctgcctatggtatccgtgcgttcataaaaatgcaaagagcggagacaatcaataaaaaatcttgagatatttttaGTGGATAATCGACTAGTATGTGTTTAAGTTTATCTTTATCTATTTCAATATATACATAAAAACTAAGAGCTAAAACCACTATTATTTGGACAAAGGAAGTAAATAACAAGATATTTTGAATAGAAAACAGCCTCTTGCTCTTGTTCGGTTTGTAAGGGATAGAAAGGGTTGGCGATTAAGTCTCTTTCAGTCAAAAAAAAGGAAGGATTTTTAATCCCTTAATTCCCTCTAATCACTGTACAAATCTCTCTAATCCCCTTGCTGCAAACAACAAGACCGTAGGTATTTCTGCTGGCTCGCTGATGGAAACAGTGGAAACGCAGGTCAACTAGTCTTACACCACAGGAGAGCAACCGTTTAGAGACTTCGGGTAAGACACGAGCCCAATACCACGGCCCTGCCAGCGATGGCCACATTGGCGCCACCGGCGGTGGAGGTGGAGCCGGAGGCCGATGCCATGGCCCTGGCGTCGGAAGCCGCGGCGCCTGAGCTCCCATCGTCGCATTCGCAGCTCGGTGAGCAGATCCCGTGTTTCCCTTTCGTTTCGAGGGATTTGCGTTAGTAAATTGTTGCGGGTTTCAACTAAACTGAAGATCCTGAAAACACCAGCTCCATTTTAATTCAGGGACTCAGGTAAAGGTTTCCAAGTTTTAAAGTCTGGTCTGAGCTACGTTAACACTGATTGTGGGGGTTATGGTACTAAACCTGTTTGGGAGGAGTGTCAGTCCCTGTCTAGTATGTCGTTTTGTACCACTTTGTTTGTCTTGGTTAAGAATTCAGCAATTGTTGCTACCGACATCTTAAATGGAGATCATGTCTGATTGCCCATAGCACTGTTAACTCTTTAAGTAGGTTTTAGCCTTTTAGGGCTTTGTTAGTTTTTCTAGTACTTCGTCCTGTGGGTTCTTTGCTAATTATTTTCTTGAGTATCAACAAGGTATTTTCACTAACAAGCATGAAATGAAGCTCATTTCATGTGATTAGGTGGAATCTTTTGTCTCTGCTCATCTACTGACAGTTGGTACTGGAGTTGTATCTGAACAATGCATTGAACATGACTATTTGCTTCTATACCAGATTTTTTCAAGACCAGAGTTCAATTATTGTGTGAAAGTAACACGAGAGATTTTGATGCTTGGGTATCATTAATAAATGCTGCAGAGGGAACATCAGCAGTAAGTGGAATCTTTCTTAGTGTTTTATTTAATTTTCATGCTTTGCTACTGCCTCTCTTTTTTTTCCTCATGTGTTGTCCCATGAGCACATACAGAGATTGATAGATTGATGTGTTTTCTTTGAGTTCTTTCAATGGTTTTGAATTCTGTGCCAATTCATATTACAAATGTTCATCTGGTTTCTGATGATAATATTCTTTCAGGATGACATAGAAGTTATGAGCTTGGTATACCATAACTTCTTGTTGGAATTTCCTTTGTGCTACGGTTACTGGATCAAATATGCAGCTCATAAGGCACGACTATGCACAACCAGATATGTAATGGATGTTTATGAACAAGCTGTCCATGCTGTACCTCATTCTGTTGATATTTGGGTCAACTACTGTGAGTTTGGTATATGTGCATTTGAAGAACCTGCTCATGTCAGAAGGTGAAGGAAACATCAGTGTGATCTGTGGTTGGAATCAAATTTTCTTATTATTTACACTAATGCGAAAATTTTCATGACAATTAGTCTTAGCATTTTATTCCTTTCCCATTTTGATCTTTATGCGTAATTCTTAACATATCATGTTAGCTTGTATGTTTTAAATGCCACAAACTGAGAATTTGGTCAGCTGTAATTTTTTTATTAATTCCTAACTTCGCCCTAGTAGATAGAATTGAAAGATTAGGGCGAAAGAACATCGATTTGGCAAATGGTTACTAGAAAAATATGAGTATTTTTTTATATGGAGTGAAGTTTCAATACGGGTATCAGATCAGACTAGGGAGGTTTTGAGAAATGATGATCAAAGAAGTGAAAACCTTGGAAAGATAAACAACATATTGCTGGTAAACCCTCATTAAAATATTAAGCGTTCAAATCTCTCTGTTCCCTCCCCCACTCAATCCATCCACTAAAAAAACTCgaccggggagggaaagaccgccctaccggtattatattaagaagagaccgaaacatggtctCGACCAAGAAAATCCCCGAACCTTGGGccccatcactagcgggccgTACACCGCCCACTCTGCAACGGTCCAACCGGAGGGTGGCGCTCAGGATGTAATCCGGGAGCGGGCGGAGCGCAGCGAGgtgatttttttaaccaagccagaaATTCGCCCCCGAGGGGGATTGAACCCAGGACCTAGAtgtgctactcggaagccttaaccattacacTAGAGACCCTTTTGCCCCAATCCATCCACTCAGATTGAATTTTGTTGTTTAGACTTATAAGCATCATAACCTGATAAAGTTTTCATGTCTTGAAATTGGACTATACTGAAATTGTGACAACATTCTCTTTTAGAATTAACCTGTAATGTGAAATGGAAGCATCTTGTTTAAATGGATACCCGTGACATCTCAGAATTCAATATGGATGTTGCCTTCAACAAATTATAATTGTGCAAAATGTTGAATAAACATCCTTTGAATGTTTTGATATAATGTCGACCCTTTTCTTATGTGGTCAACTTATTCTCAAGTTTTATCATGTGTAAGTTGTGCAAATCTTGTACTAATACCTCTTCATACATGCCAGTTTATTTGAGAGGGCTTTATCTCTTGTTGGAAAGGACTATTTGTGTTATCACCTGTGGGACAAGTATATAGAATTTGAAAGCTCTCAGAAGCAGCTGATTCATCTTGCCACCATTTTTATCAACACACTAAAATTTCCCACAAAGAAGTTGCACATGTATTATGAAAGGTATATCCTCATATGATATCACAATGATTTAGCATTTGCACTTCAGGAATTATGGTACTCCAATTAGGCTGCTCTCACAATATTATTATTACTTATGAGTATGAAGGGTTTGGCTGCTGCTCCTGTTAGTTGTTATCCTCGCTATTTTACTCTTTTCACTATTTCTTAGAAGAAGCCTCTCCGCATTTGCGGGCGAAGACTTGCCCCAATTTATCCCTTGCCCAGACCCCACTCATGTCGGAGCCTCTGGCTTCGGGTCTGCCCTTAACTAATGGTAAATGATAAAACATAACTTCTTTTCTGTTGTGCTTTGACCCTGAATTATATTATTAATATGATTGACAACCTGGTTATGCAATAGTAAACTGTATTTTGAGTTAGTCAATGCATAACTGACATTAAACTATCATCTCCTCCTGATATGTGGATACAATGGCAAATAGCTAACCTCTAGT
It contains:
- the LOC100383719 gene encoding uncharacterized protein LOC100383719: MARSKTRSARSPQRGRQRLLSRGVRRDPRPTWASSLLHRGECQGAATDAGAGGGDNAGSGGQAAARSTGVGGSRCALPWGRAAPQRGKAYRRGGRRCWRR